A single genomic interval of Juglans regia cultivar Chandler chromosome 1, Walnut 2.0, whole genome shotgun sequence harbors:
- the LOC108996342 gene encoding serine carboxypeptidase-like 45, whose product MIMKFKQWIMVMGVICASFFQTLIPVESLPVAHKIKSLPGQPQVTFQQFAGFITIDEQQQRALFYYFVEAEGNPASRPLVLWLTGGPGCSSIGAGAFIEHGPFRPSGNNLVKNEYSWNKEANMLYLESPAGVGFSYSSNKSFYSYVDDEITAQDSLLFLKLWFAKFPEYQNRDFFITGESYGGHYVPQLAHLIVQSNVKFKLKGIAIGNPLLEFATDFNAPDEYNWSHGLISDAVYSLLSKYCNSSQIMREAINGIVSPACTAVYTQLSRELSQSIDRYYVIGDVCVQSSGQSQVETLYHPLKSRFETLSSFHSLSDASSQQAVRQSKEDVCAQENTAQYLNRKDVQQALHARLVGVPKWVLCSKVPNYDARDREIPTIPVVGSLVRSGIRALVYSGDQDSVIPFTGTRTLVHGLAMELGLNTTVPYRAWFEGKQVGGWTQVYGKMELSFASIRGASHTAPASQPERSLTLFKGFIAGKALPAT is encoded by the exons aTGATCATGAAGTTTAAGCAATGGATCATGGTCATGGGCGTAATCTGTGCGTCGTTCTTCCAAACTCTCATTCCAGTGGAGTCTCTTCCCGTAGCTCACAAAATCAAAAGTCTGCCTGGCCAGCCACAGGTCACTTTCCAACAATTTGCTGGCTTCATCACCATTGATGAACAGCAACAGAGAGCTCTTTTTTACTACTTTGTTGAAGCTGAAGGAAACCCTGCTTCAAGGCCTCTTGTTCTCTGGCTAACTGGAG GGCCTGGTTGTTCATCTATTGGAGCTGGAGCTTTTATTGAGCACGGACCCTTTAGACCAAGTGGAAATAATCTTGTCAAGAACGAGTATAGTTGGAATAAAG AAGCAAATATGCTGTACCTGGAGTCACCAGCTGGAGTTGGTTTTTCTTACTcatctaataaatcattttacaGCTATGTGGACGATGAGATTACAG CACAAGACAGTCTCTTGTTCCTGAAACTCTGGTTTGCCAAGTTTCCAGAATACCAAAACAGAGATTTTTTTATCACAGGAGAGAGCTATGGCG GTCATTATGTTCCACAACTTGCTCATCTCATTGTTCAGTCCAATGTGAAGTTCAAATTGAAAGGGATCGCT ATAGGGAATCCTCTTCTGGAATTCGCCACTGATTTCAATGCTCCAGACGAATATAACTGGTCTCATGGCTTGATATCTGATGCTGTTTATAGCCTTCTCAGTAAATATTGCAACAGTTCTCAGATAATGCGAGAGGCCATAAATGGCATTGTTTCTCCCGCCTGTACTGCTGTATATACCCAACTTTCAAGAGAACTTTCTCAGTCAATCGATCGATACTATGTCATTGGTGATGTTTGTGTGCAGTCATCTGGTCAATCTCAAGTGGAGACTCTGTATCACCCTCTAAAATCTAGATTTGAGACTTTGTCATCTTTTCATTCACTCTCAGATGCTTCCAGTCAACAG GCAGTTAGGCAGAGCAAGGAAGATGTCTGCGCTCAAGAAAATACAGCCCAGTATTTGAACAGGAAAGATGTGCAGCAGGCTCTCCATGCCCGGCTTGTTGGAGTCCCAAAATGGGTTTTATGCAGCAA aGTTCCAAACTATGATGCGAGAGACCGAGAGATACCTACGATTCCTGTCGTAGGATCACTTGTCAGGTCTGGCATCCGGGCCTTGGTTTACAG TGGAGATCAGGATTCAGTTATCCCATTTACCGGGACTCGGACACTCGTGCATGGATTAGCAATGGAGTTGGGATTGAATACAACTGTACCTTACAGAGCTTGGTTTGAAGGAAAACAG GTCGGTGGTTGGACACAGGTATATGGAAAGATGGAGCTATCCTTTGCCAGCATAAGAGGAGCTTCTCACACAGCTCCTGCCTCTCAACCAGAGAGATCATTAACGCTCTTTAAGGGGTTTATTGCAGGCAAAGCACTGCCAGCAACATGA